The following coding sequences lie in one Haematobia irritans isolate KBUSLIRL chromosome 3, ASM5000362v1, whole genome shotgun sequence genomic window:
- the Ran gene encoding RAN, member RAS oncogene family, translated as MAQQEQDIPTFKCVLVGDGGTGKTTFVKRHMTGEFEKKYVATLGVEVHPLIFHTNRGAIRFNVWDTAGQEKFGGLRDGYYIQGQCAVIMFDVTSRVTYKNVPNWHRDLVRVCENIPIVLCGNKVDIKDRKVKAKSIVFHRKKNLQYYDISAKSNYNFEKPFLWLARKLVGDPNLEFVAMPALLPPEVKMDKDWQLQIERDLQEAQETALPDEDEDL; from the exons ATGGCACAACAGGAGCAAGATATCCCCACATTCAAATGCGTTTTGGTTGGCGATGGTGGTACCGGCAAGACGACATTCGTCAAACGCCACATGACCGGTGAATTTGAAAAGAAATATGTTGccactcttggtgtcgaggtgcATCCATTGATTTTCCATACGAATCGTGGTGCCATCCGTTTCAATGTCTGGGACACAGCCGGTCAAGAGAAATTCGGTGGCTTGCGTGATGGCTACTACATTCAGGGACAGTGTGCTGTTATCATGTTCGATGTCACATCACGTGTAACCTACAAGAACGTACCAAATTGGCATAGAGATTTGGTGCGTGTGTGCGAGAACATCCCAATTGTATTGTGTGGCAACAAAGTCGATATCAAGGATCGTAAGGTCAAGGCCAAGAGTATTGTATTCCACAGGAAGAAGAATTTACAG tacTACGACATCTCAGCCAAATCAAATTACAACTTTGAAAAGCCCTTCCTCTGGTTGGCCCGTAAATTGGTTGGTGATCCCAATTTGGAATTTGTTGCTATGCCAGCCTTGTTGCCCCCAGAAGTCAAGATGGACAAGGATTGGCAATTACAAATCGAAAGAGATTTACAAGAAGCCCAAGAGACTGCCTTGCCCGACGAGGATGAAGATTTGTAA